The Schistocerca gregaria isolate iqSchGreg1 chromosome 4, iqSchGreg1.2, whole genome shotgun sequence genome contains a region encoding:
- the LOC126267276 gene encoding uncharacterized protein LOC126267276: MKPSTLLVLFASLSVALLAAPVSANPVHSREKRGIEYGPPVHHEEHHDHHQPEGIWKKKLVWKEEWVKVWKTVSKQVWKPAWKKIQVPVWKEIQVPVWKEIQVPDWKKIQKPIWKEIQVPIWKEIQIPDWKKINVPVWKEIQVPVWKEIQVPDWKQIWVPELVKIWVPGEKSHGKDPHGWEYTSHGLWKKKLIWKPIWKKIWRTDKKLIWVPEKKLEWKIEYKQIWRTEKKQIWVPEKKLIWKEELVQIWRPDKKLVWVPDKKLVWKDEWKQIQVPVWKQIQVPAWKKVWKPVWQKVWVPIHHEEHHGWD; this comes from the exons gTGCTGTTCGCCTCGCTGTCCGTAGCTCTTCTCGCTGCGCCGGTCTCCGCCAACCCCGTCCACAGTCGCGAGAAGAGGGG GATCGAGTATGGCCCTCCAGTGCACCATGAAGAGCACCACGACCACCATCAGCCAGAGGGCATCTGGAAGAAGAAACTCGTCTGGAAAGAAGAATGGGTGAAAGTGTGGAAGACAGTCAGTAAACAGGTTTGGAAACCAGCGTGGAAGAAAATCCAGGTtcctgtctggaaagaaatacaggTGCCTGTGTGGAAGGAGATTCAAGTACCAGACTGGAAGAAAATCCAGAAGCCGATATGGAAAGAGATCCAGGTGCCGATATGGAAAGAAATTCAAATTCCAGACTGGAAAAAGATAAACGTCCCAGTGTGGAAGGAAATACAGGTGCCTGTATGGAAGGAAATCCAAGTCCCAGACTGGAAGCAAATCTGGGTACCAGAACTGGTAAAAATATGGGTACCAGGAGAGAAATCTCACGGGAAGGACCCTCACGGCTGGGAGTACACGTCCCACGGCCTATGGAAGAAGAAACTCATCTGGAAGCCGATCTGGAAGAAAATCTGGCGCACTGACAAGAAACTGATTTGGGTGCCCGAGAAGAAGCTGGAGTGGAAGATCGAGTACAAGCAGATCTGGCGTACCGAGAAGAAGCAGATCTGGGTGCCGGAGAAGAAGCTCATCTGGAAGGAGGAGCTCGTCCAGATCTGGAGGCCCGACAAGAAGCTCGTCTGGGTGCCCGACAAGAAGCTGGTCTGGAAGGACGAGTGGAAGCAAATCCAGGTGCCCGTGTGGAAGCAGATCCAGGTTCCAGCGTGGAAGAAGGTGTGGAAGCCCGTGTGGCAGAAGGTGTGGGTGCCGATCCACCACGAGGAGCACCACGGCTGGGACTGA